Proteins found in one Cryptosporangium minutisporangium genomic segment:
- a CDS encoding phosphotransferase family protein: MAPESSLPGLDLDALAAWASVHLPEQGTVQSATLISGGLSNLTFRVVFEASSLILRRPPRGPVLPSAHDMGREYRVLSGLQQSAVPVARTAAFEPGPDVLGAPFYLVEDVVGEVYRRPEQTAALAPDDRGAIGASVVEALARIHEVDLVETGLSEFGPPTGYLQRQVRRWGRQWAASKTRDLPVMEELLTRLGTDLPTDSETTLVHGDYRLDNMIIRGTDVAAVVDWELSTLGDPLADLALTLLYWADDGSVSSAGGVTGHPGFPTADEFAAAYATRTGRELDLLPLYRAFAEFKLAVILEGVHARYLAGGTVGDGYAAAGRAVPMLAERALAGLLDR; the protein is encoded by the coding sequence GTGGCCCCAGAATCCTCGTTACCCGGGCTCGACCTCGACGCCCTCGCCGCGTGGGCGTCCGTCCACCTCCCCGAGCAGGGGACGGTCCAGAGCGCCACGCTGATCTCCGGCGGCCTCTCGAACCTCACGTTCCGAGTCGTGTTCGAGGCGAGCTCCCTGATCCTGCGGCGGCCGCCGCGCGGGCCGGTACTGCCCAGCGCACACGACATGGGGCGCGAGTACCGGGTGCTCTCCGGCCTCCAGCAGAGCGCGGTCCCGGTGGCTCGCACAGCCGCGTTCGAGCCGGGCCCGGACGTCCTCGGTGCACCGTTCTACCTGGTCGAGGACGTCGTCGGCGAGGTCTACCGCAGGCCGGAGCAGACCGCGGCACTCGCGCCCGACGACCGGGGCGCGATCGGTGCGAGCGTGGTCGAGGCGCTGGCCCGGATCCACGAGGTCGATCTGGTGGAGACCGGTCTCTCCGAGTTCGGCCCGCCGACCGGCTACCTGCAGCGGCAGGTACGCCGGTGGGGGCGGCAGTGGGCGGCGTCCAAGACGCGCGACCTGCCGGTCATGGAGGAGTTGCTGACCCGGCTCGGCACGGACCTGCCGACGGACAGCGAGACCACGCTCGTGCACGGCGACTACCGCCTCGACAACATGATCATCCGGGGCACCGACGTCGCGGCCGTCGTCGACTGGGAGCTCTCGACGCTCGGCGACCCGCTGGCCGACCTGGCGCTGACGCTCCTCTACTGGGCGGACGACGGCTCGGTCTCGTCCGCGGGCGGCGTCACCGGGCATCCCGGCTTCCCGACCGCGGACGAGTTCGCCGCGGCCTACGCGACCCGGACCGGCCGGGAGCTGGACCTGCTGCCGCTCTATCGGGCGTTCGCCGAGTTCAAGCTCGCGGTGATCCTGGAGGGAGTGCACGCCCGCTACCTGGCCGGTGGCACCGTCGGCGACGGCTACGCGGCGGCCGGGCGAGCGGTGCCGATGCTGGCCGAGCGCGCGCTCGCCGGCTTACTGGATCGATAG
- a CDS encoding class I SAM-dependent methyltransferase, whose translation MTTDTALKAKHRAMWALGDYPAVATDLISSLGPILVAAAGLGPGRRVLDVAAGTGNVAIPAALAGADVVACDLTPELLRVGELGAKESGATVVWQEADAENLPYDTGEFDAVVSCVGVMFAPHHQAAADEFVRVCRPGGRIGLISWTPEGFVGQLFAAMKPYVAPPPPGAQPPPLWGSEAHLSTLFGDRVRGVATRRQNVLVEGFATGAEFRDYWKEIYGPTIAAYRGLGGDPDRTAALDRDLADLGDRYLTGGVMPWEYLLYTASVA comes from the coding sequence ATGACCACTGACACGGCGTTGAAGGCCAAGCACAGAGCGATGTGGGCGCTGGGTGACTACCCGGCCGTCGCCACGGACCTGATCAGCTCGCTCGGCCCGATCCTGGTCGCCGCCGCGGGGCTCGGGCCCGGGCGGCGGGTGCTCGACGTCGCGGCGGGTACCGGCAACGTCGCGATCCCGGCCGCACTCGCCGGGGCGGACGTCGTCGCCTGCGATCTGACGCCAGAGCTGCTGCGGGTGGGCGAACTCGGTGCCAAGGAGAGCGGCGCGACGGTCGTCTGGCAGGAGGCCGACGCGGAGAACCTCCCGTACGACACGGGCGAGTTCGACGCGGTCGTCTCCTGCGTGGGCGTCATGTTCGCGCCGCACCACCAGGCCGCCGCGGACGAGTTCGTCCGGGTCTGCCGGCCCGGCGGCCGCATCGGGTTGATCAGCTGGACGCCCGAGGGCTTCGTCGGGCAGCTCTTCGCCGCGATGAAGCCGTACGTCGCGCCGCCGCCGCCCGGTGCCCAGCCGCCACCGCTGTGGGGGAGCGAGGCACACCTGAGCACCCTCTTCGGCGACCGGGTCCGCGGCGTCGCCACCCGCAGGCAGAACGTGCTGGTCGAGGGCTTCGCGACCGGCGCCGAGTTCCGCGACTACTGGAAAGAGATCTACGGTCCGACGATCGCGGCCTACCGCGGCCTCGGCGGCGACCCCGACCGCACCGCCGCGCTCGACCGCGACCTGGCCGACCTCGGCGATCGCTACCTCACCGGCGGCGTGATGCCGTGGGAGTACCTGCTCTATACGGCTTCGGTGGCCTGA
- a CDS encoding ABC transporter permease, protein MSTATDPVETTVYTPTAENLRAVLSPAGRPAPPGPFAASIAFGWRAMLKIKHVPEQLFDVTAFPIIMTLMFTYLFGGALADTPAKYLQFFLPGIMVTSVVMITMYTGVGLNTDIEKGVFDRFRTLPVWRPAALVGMIFGDLLRYVLASLVILGVGLVLGFRPEGGVPGVLGSILLLVVFSFAFSWVWTMFGLLLRSEKSVMGVSMMILFPLTFLSNVFVEPRTMPGWLQAFVNVNPITQLVNAVRAMMSGEDAGASVMWTLLASLIFVVVFGTLTMRLYNRK, encoded by the coding sequence ATGAGCACCGCCACCGATCCGGTCGAGACGACCGTCTACACGCCGACCGCGGAGAACCTGCGCGCGGTGCTCTCGCCGGCCGGCCGTCCGGCGCCGCCCGGCCCGTTCGCCGCGTCGATCGCGTTCGGCTGGCGCGCGATGCTGAAGATCAAGCACGTGCCGGAGCAGTTGTTCGACGTCACCGCGTTCCCGATCATCATGACGCTGATGTTCACGTACCTGTTCGGGGGTGCGCTGGCCGATACCCCGGCGAAGTACCTGCAGTTCTTCCTTCCCGGCATCATGGTGACCAGCGTCGTGATGATCACGATGTACACCGGCGTCGGCCTGAACACCGACATCGAGAAGGGCGTCTTCGACCGGTTCCGCACGTTGCCGGTCTGGCGTCCGGCCGCGCTGGTCGGGATGATCTTCGGCGACCTGCTGCGCTATGTGCTCGCGTCGCTGGTGATCCTTGGCGTGGGGCTGGTGCTCGGCTTCCGCCCGGAGGGCGGCGTCCCCGGCGTCCTGGGCAGCATCCTGCTGCTGGTCGTGTTCTCGTTCGCGTTCTCCTGGGTCTGGACGATGTTCGGACTGCTGTTGCGCAGCGAGAAGTCGGTGATGGGCGTCAGCATGATGATCCTGTTCCCGCTGACGTTCCTCAGCAACGTGTTCGTGGAGCCGCGGACGATGCCGGGCTGGCTGCAGGCGTTCGTCAACGTCAACCCGATCACGCAGCTGGTGAACGCGGTCCGGGCCATGATGAGCGGCGAGGACGCGGGCGCCTCGGTGATGTGGACGCTGCTCGCCAGCCTGATCTTCGTGGTGGTCTTCGGCACGCTCACCATGCGTCTCTACAACCGGAAGTAG
- a CDS encoding helix-turn-helix domain-containing protein: protein MGATYHQFCPVAKAMELLDERWTMLVVRELVAGSRHFNDLRRGLPRISPTLLSKRLQHLVAAGVVERRPGEREVQYVLTPAGAELAPIVAALGAWGVRWVGELGDSDLDPKLLLWDLHRNVDHGAVPAGRTVVQFRFPGAAPRKQDWWMVITPPDVDVCDVDPGHDVAVRVTADLRRMVLVWRGDVSWWDAVRTGDVALDGPEPLRRAVPTWFRPTAFASVPRV from the coding sequence ATGGGAGCCACGTACCACCAGTTCTGCCCGGTCGCGAAGGCCATGGAACTGCTCGACGAGCGGTGGACGATGCTCGTGGTGCGGGAGTTGGTCGCCGGCAGCCGGCACTTCAACGACCTGCGGCGCGGGCTGCCGCGGATCTCCCCGACGCTGCTGTCCAAACGGCTGCAGCACCTCGTCGCGGCCGGGGTCGTGGAGCGGCGGCCCGGCGAGCGCGAAGTGCAGTACGTGCTGACGCCCGCCGGTGCGGAGCTGGCGCCGATCGTCGCGGCGCTCGGTGCGTGGGGCGTCCGCTGGGTCGGCGAGCTCGGCGACTCCGACCTCGACCCCAAGCTGCTGCTCTGGGACCTGCACCGCAACGTCGACCACGGCGCGGTCCCGGCGGGACGGACCGTCGTCCAGTTCCGCTTCCCCGGCGCGGCGCCGCGGAAGCAGGACTGGTGGATGGTGATCACCCCGCCCGACGTCGACGTGTGCGACGTCGACCCGGGCCACGACGTGGCGGTGCGGGTCACCGCGGACCTGCGCCGGATGGTGCTGGTGTGGCGGGGCGACGTGTCCTGGTGGGACGCGGTGCGTACCGGGGACGTCGCGCTGGACGGCCCGGAACCGTTGCGGCGCGCGGTTCCGACGTGGTTCCGCCCCACAGCGTTCGCCTCTGTGCCCCGCGTCTAG
- a CDS encoding ATP-binding cassette domain-containing protein: protein MTKAATDLAIETTGLVKTFGDTRAVDGVDLAVPAGTVYGVLGPNGAGKTTAVRILATLLRPDGGEARVFGYDVVRQANEVRSRVSLTGQYASVDEDLTGLENLVLLGRLVGHRKRPARARADDLLEAFGLTAAADRQVKKYSGGMRRRLDIAASILNTPQLLFLDEPTTGLDPRSRSQVWDIVRAVVAYGTTVLLTTQYLDEADRLASRIAVIDHGKVIAEGTPGALKSSIGAGTVHVRLRDPQRRAEASELLSRALNAPVLQESDPVALTIRVTGSDRGAAEHASRALADLATAGIVVDDFSLGQPSLDEVFLALTGPSEHAESAAPASSAQKETVA from the coding sequence ATGACGAAAGCCGCTACCGACCTGGCGATCGAAACCACTGGCCTGGTCAAAACGTTCGGCGATACCCGCGCGGTGGACGGCGTCGATCTCGCGGTGCCGGCCGGCACGGTCTACGGCGTTCTGGGGCCCAACGGCGCCGGGAAGACCACCGCGGTTCGCATCCTGGCGACGCTGCTGCGCCCCGACGGCGGTGAGGCTCGGGTCTTCGGCTACGACGTGGTGCGCCAGGCCAACGAGGTCCGCAGCCGGGTGAGTCTCACCGGGCAGTACGCCTCGGTCGACGAGGACCTCACCGGGCTGGAGAACCTGGTGCTCCTCGGCCGGCTGGTCGGGCATCGCAAACGGCCGGCCAGAGCCCGCGCGGACGATCTGCTCGAGGCGTTCGGGCTCACCGCGGCGGCCGACCGCCAGGTGAAGAAGTACAGCGGCGGGATGCGTCGCCGCCTCGACATCGCGGCGAGCATCCTGAACACGCCGCAGCTGCTGTTCCTCGACGAACCCACGACCGGCCTCGATCCGCGCAGCCGGAGCCAGGTCTGGGACATCGTGCGTGCGGTGGTCGCCTACGGCACGACCGTGCTGCTCACGACGCAGTACCTCGACGAAGCCGACCGGCTGGCGTCCCGGATCGCGGTCATCGACCACGGCAAGGTCATCGCGGAGGGCACCCCTGGCGCGCTGAAGTCGTCGATCGGAGCCGGCACCGTCCACGTGCGGCTACGCGACCCCCAGCGGCGGGCCGAGGCCTCCGAGCTGCTCTCCCGGGCGCTGAACGCGCCGGTGCTGCAGGAGTCCGATCCGGTGGCGCTGACGATCCGAGTGACCGGCTCCGACCGCGGCGCCGCCGAGCACGCGTCCCGCGCGCTCGCCGACCTGGCGACGGCCGGCATCGTCGTCGACGACTTCTCGCTCGGCCAGCCCAGCCTCGACGAGGTGTTCCTCGCCCTCACCGGCCCCTCCGAGCATGCCGAGTCGGCCGCCCCGGCAAGCTCCGCCCAGAAGGAGACCGTCGCATGA
- a CDS encoding nucleotide disphospho-sugar-binding domain-containing protein, whose translation MRVLVVSAPLPGHVLPLVPLSRALVAAGHDVLVATAADAASTVRELGLPVEDVAPEFDFGAVARGIMLRHPLVARAELAGNGGTRGVGLLFGAVNARLVNAVRDVTEQFRPQVVVAEPLAVAGLIAAAGYGVPAVRHETNLFDGAELAAAAAGPVLRKLSIDRLPEPAAVIQVLPASVVGERPGWPMRYEAPAPAAVPSWLAETPNRPRILVSRSTVGGPGNASIMRPLVIAAAEVDAEIVLVRPEPGLPAELPDNVRTIGWVSLDAVLPTCTGIVHHGGAGTVLAAFAAGVPQLVVPGPGDRRYNAELVARIGAGLCVSAREVAAEHLRRLITDDGLRRVSVTIQDQLAARPASAEVAARVATLG comes from the coding sequence ATGCGTGTACTGGTCGTTTCGGCCCCGCTGCCCGGTCACGTCCTCCCGCTGGTCCCCCTGAGCCGCGCGCTCGTCGCCGCCGGCCACGACGTCCTCGTCGCCACCGCCGCCGACGCGGCCTCGACCGTGCGGGAGCTCGGCCTCCCGGTCGAGGACGTCGCGCCCGAGTTCGACTTCGGAGCGGTGGCCCGCGGCATCATGCTGCGGCACCCCCTGGTCGCCCGGGCCGAGCTGGCCGGCAACGGCGGGACCCGGGGCGTCGGCCTGCTGTTCGGAGCAGTGAACGCCCGGCTGGTGAACGCGGTCCGGGACGTCACCGAGCAGTTCCGGCCACAGGTCGTGGTCGCCGAGCCGCTGGCCGTGGCGGGGCTGATCGCCGCGGCGGGTTACGGCGTCCCGGCGGTGCGGCACGAGACGAATCTGTTCGACGGCGCCGAGCTGGCCGCGGCGGCGGCGGGGCCGGTGCTGCGGAAGCTGTCGATCGACCGGCTGCCGGAACCCGCCGCGGTGATCCAGGTGTTACCGGCGAGCGTCGTGGGGGAACGCCCCGGGTGGCCGATGCGCTACGAAGCACCGGCGCCGGCGGCGGTCCCGTCCTGGCTGGCCGAGACGCCGAACCGGCCGCGCATCCTGGTCAGCCGGAGCACGGTCGGCGGGCCGGGCAACGCGAGCATCATGCGGCCGCTGGTGATCGCCGCCGCCGAGGTGGACGCCGAGATCGTGCTGGTGCGGCCGGAACCCGGCTTGCCTGCGGAGCTGCCGGACAACGTCCGGACGATCGGCTGGGTCTCGCTCGACGCCGTGCTGCCGACCTGTACCGGCATCGTCCACCACGGTGGGGCCGGTACCGTCCTGGCCGCGTTCGCCGCCGGTGTGCCGCAGCTGGTCGTGCCGGGGCCGGGCGACCGGCGGTACAACGCGGAGCTGGTGGCCCGGATCGGCGCGGGGCTGTGCGTCTCGGCCCGGGAGGTGGCCGCCGAACACCTCCGGCGGCTGATCACCGACGACGGCCTGCGCCGGGTGAGCGTGACGATCCAGGACCAGCTCGCGGCCCGCCCGGCGTCCGCGGAGGTGGCGGCCCGCGTGGCCACGCTCGGCTGA
- a CDS encoding N-acyl-D-amino-acid deacylase family protein, producing the protein MTDFDLVIRGGRWFDGTGAPSAIRDLGVRDGLVVEVADGAVNPLPVGPATEVIDATGRWVLPGMVDLHTHYDAEVLVSPGLKESVRHGVTTVVVGNCSLSTIYVEPVDAADLFSRVEALPRQHVLTALGEGRTWTRPSEWAAAVEQLPLGPNVASFLGHSDLRTTVMGLGRATDRSHRPAAGELRQMTDLLSDALDAGFIGLSTMTNPWDKLDGDRYRSRSLPSTYAHWSEYRTLHRLLRKRGAILQSIPNLNTKYDVLFFLGTSTGIGRKALKTSLLSAADPKSDRWLWRIFGPLSWLANGPGRGNFRFQHLPVPFEVHADGVDLVVFEEFGAGAAALHLQDELERDRLLRDEGYRRWFRRDFEKRFSSRVWHRDFADAYIVECPDASLVGQSVADVAEARGVHVVDAFLDLVVEHGRKFRWKTTIVNDRPEILDRLSALPGVQYGFSDAGAHLRNMAFYNYGLRLLGRVRDAERAGRPFLTTERAVHRLTGELADWLGLDAGHLRVGDRADLVVVDPAGLDADVLASYHEEPLPEFGGLRRMVNRNDAAVDATVIGGEVVFSGGEFRPEYGVSRRTGRFLRYREESRAPLNPVRPPAFSEVERAQRSPVENGSLAQATEAV; encoded by the coding sequence ATGACCGACTTCGACCTCGTGATCCGGGGTGGCCGCTGGTTCGACGGCACCGGTGCGCCGTCCGCGATCCGTGACCTCGGCGTCCGCGACGGACTGGTGGTGGAGGTGGCGGACGGCGCGGTCAACCCGCTGCCGGTCGGACCGGCCACCGAGGTGATCGACGCGACCGGACGCTGGGTGCTGCCCGGCATGGTCGACCTGCACACCCACTACGACGCCGAGGTGCTGGTCTCCCCCGGGCTGAAGGAGTCGGTCCGGCACGGCGTCACGACGGTGGTGGTCGGCAACTGCTCGCTCTCGACGATCTACGTCGAGCCGGTCGACGCCGCCGATCTGTTCAGTCGGGTCGAAGCGCTCCCCCGCCAGCACGTGCTCACCGCACTGGGAGAGGGACGCACCTGGACCCGGCCGTCCGAGTGGGCCGCCGCGGTCGAGCAACTCCCGCTCGGGCCGAACGTCGCCTCGTTCCTCGGCCACTCCGACCTGCGGACCACGGTGATGGGGCTCGGCCGAGCCACCGATCGGAGCCACCGGCCGGCCGCCGGCGAGCTGCGGCAGATGACCGACCTGCTCTCCGACGCGCTCGACGCCGGCTTCATCGGGCTGTCGACGATGACGAACCCTTGGGACAAACTGGACGGTGACCGGTACCGCTCCCGGTCGCTGCCGAGCACCTACGCGCACTGGTCGGAGTACCGCACGCTGCACCGCTTACTGCGCAAGCGCGGCGCGATCCTGCAGAGCATCCCGAACCTGAACACGAAGTACGACGTGCTGTTCTTCCTCGGCACGAGCACCGGGATCGGCCGCAAGGCACTGAAGACGTCGCTGCTCTCGGCCGCCGACCCGAAGTCCGACCGCTGGCTCTGGCGCATCTTCGGACCGCTCTCCTGGCTGGCGAACGGGCCCGGTCGCGGCAACTTCCGGTTCCAGCACCTGCCCGTGCCGTTCGAGGTGCACGCGGACGGCGTCGACCTGGTGGTGTTCGAGGAGTTCGGTGCGGGCGCCGCCGCCCTGCACCTGCAGGACGAACTGGAGCGCGATCGGCTGCTGCGCGACGAGGGATACCGGCGGTGGTTCCGCCGGGATTTCGAGAAGCGATTCAGCTCCCGGGTCTGGCACCGCGACTTCGCCGACGCGTACATCGTCGAGTGCCCGGACGCCTCGCTGGTGGGACAGTCGGTCGCCGATGTCGCCGAGGCCCGCGGCGTGCACGTCGTCGACGCGTTCCTCGACCTGGTGGTCGAGCACGGGCGGAAGTTCCGCTGGAAGACGACGATCGTCAACGACCGCCCGGAGATCCTCGACCGGTTGTCGGCGCTACCCGGCGTGCAGTACGGCTTCTCGGACGCCGGGGCGCACCTGCGGAACATGGCCTTCTACAACTACGGCCTCCGCCTGCTCGGCCGGGTGCGGGACGCCGAGCGAGCCGGCCGGCCGTTCCTCACCACCGAGCGTGCGGTGCACCGGCTCACCGGAGAGCTGGCCGACTGGCTCGGTCTGGATGCCGGGCACCTGCGCGTCGGCGACCGGGCCGACTTGGTGGTGGTCGACCCGGCCGGACTCGACGCCGACGTCCTCGCGAGCTACCACGAGGAGCCGCTCCCGGAGTTCGGCGGCCTGCGCCGGATGGTCAACCGGAACGACGCTGCCGTGGACGCGACCGTGATCGGCGGCGAGGTGGTGTTCTCCGGCGGCGAGTTCCGCCCGGAGTACGGCGTCTCCCGGCGCACCGGCCGCTTCCTCCGCTACCGGGAGGAGAGCCGGGCGCCGCTGAACCCCGTCCGACCTCCGGCCTTCTCCGAGGTCGAGCGGGCTCAGCGGTCGCCGGTGGAGAACGGCTCGCTGGCTCAGGCCACCGAAGCCGTATAG
- a CDS encoding FAD-dependent monooxygenase: MPAVQNVLVVGGGAAGAASAILLAEQGVAVEVAEANPDVTTLGSGITLQGNALRVLRRLGVWEQVSAKGYAFNDLGIRAPDPHGTVVAEFPDARTGGPELPATLGMYRPDLAAILMQRATELGAKVRFGSSFAELTQDDHGVDVRFSDGSSGRYDLVIGADGIRSAVRRAIGVELETRSTGMGIWRVFAPRPASVTRTDLIYGGPSYIAGYCPTGEDTLYAYIVEKVQDRSGLSPAEKLATMVELSQAYHGPWDDIRPGLTDPSRVNYTRFETHLLDAPWNRGRVVLIGDAAHTCPPTLAQGAAMALEDAAVLAELLTTAEQLDQSVFDVFTVRRYERAKLVVESSVQLGQWLIDGVRGDVPGLMGKVSALVSQPA; encoded by the coding sequence ATGCCTGCTGTCCAGAACGTCCTGGTCGTCGGCGGCGGTGCGGCGGGCGCCGCATCCGCCATCCTCCTCGCCGAGCAGGGTGTCGCCGTCGAGGTCGCGGAGGCGAACCCGGACGTCACGACGCTCGGCTCCGGCATCACCCTCCAGGGCAACGCGCTGCGCGTCCTTCGCCGGCTCGGGGTCTGGGAGCAGGTGAGCGCGAAGGGTTACGCCTTCAACGACCTCGGGATCCGCGCTCCCGATCCACATGGCACCGTGGTCGCCGAGTTCCCGGACGCCCGCACCGGCGGCCCCGAACTGCCGGCGACGCTCGGGATGTACCGCCCCGACCTGGCCGCGATCCTGATGCAGCGCGCCACCGAGCTGGGGGCGAAGGTCCGGTTCGGCTCGTCGTTCGCCGAGCTGACCCAAGACGACCACGGAGTCGACGTGCGGTTCTCCGACGGCTCGTCCGGCCGGTACGACCTGGTGATCGGCGCGGACGGGATCCGGTCGGCCGTGCGGCGCGCGATCGGCGTCGAGCTGGAGACCCGCTCCACCGGCATGGGAATCTGGCGGGTGTTCGCGCCGCGTCCGGCCAGCGTCACCCGGACCGACCTGATCTACGGCGGCCCGAGCTACATCGCCGGGTACTGCCCGACCGGCGAGGACACGCTCTACGCGTACATCGTCGAGAAGGTGCAGGATCGCAGCGGGCTCTCGCCGGCCGAGAAGTTGGCCACGATGGTCGAGCTCTCGCAGGCCTACCACGGGCCGTGGGACGACATCCGCCCCGGCCTGACCGACCCGAGCCGGGTCAACTACACCCGGTTCGAGACGCACCTCCTCGACGCGCCGTGGAACCGCGGCCGGGTCGTGCTGATCGGCGACGCCGCGCACACCTGCCCGCCCACCCTGGCGCAGGGCGCGGCGATGGCACTGGAGGACGCGGCGGTCCTGGCCGAGTTGCTGACCACGGCGGAGCAGCTCGACCAGAGCGTGTTCGACGTGTTCACGGTGCGGCGCTACGAGCGCGCCAAGCTCGTGGTCGAGTCGTCGGTGCAGCTCGGGCAGTGGCTGATCGACGGTGTCCGCGGGGACGTTCCCGGCTTGATGGGGAAGGTGTCCGCCCTGGTGAGCCAGCCAGCCTGA